CAATCTTGCAGTGCGTACTGAGTTTGTTACTGATGCGGCAAATACAATCTTGAAAGAGCGGTCTGGAGCGGGGGAATCTCTGACAGTTGGGAAGAAGTGGACTGCACGCTTTCTGAAACGTCACAAGTATAGTAAAAGGCTTCAAAAGAAGATGCATTCGGATCGCCAGGCTTCTGAAGACCTAGAAAGGGTCAATGCCTATTTCCAACGACTCTCTACTATCCTGATTGAAGAGGGGATTCCCAAGGCTCGAACCCACTACACTGGATAGCCACGTGGACCACATATAAATGGCCCATCTCTATTAAATCCATCTCCTCAGCGCTCAGATTACATAATATCCATTACATtcgtgcttgaaatggatgtaATTGATGTATTTAGGTGTATTTAGGGTAGGTACGAGGATACTCTCCGACCCGGTATTTTCAGCAGTCGGCATGGTATATTTTTGCACGGAAATTGATCTTAAATCGAGACACTTAAAGACCCTGGCCAACAACGCCGATCACTCCACAATTCATCTTACATTCTCGGCATGGGGCAAGAGATTCCTCGAATCTCCTGCTGTTTATTTTACAATTTTCTTTCTACGATGTAGTTATGCCATTCGATatgccagtccagtcagagcagcagaagctgctcgaaGACCGTCTGTTTCGCCATTTCAAAGGCTGGACTTGGTCAGAACGCGCACGTGATACTAGCTCCTGGGTTTGGGACTTTGGCTACGATATTCAACGGCATGGCACACGGAAATGGATCTGCAAGCGCTGCATCCAACTAAATCGGCCTAGTATCGCAAGTTTTGCGTCGTCAGGCCTTCAGAACGCCGCAAATCATCTGTGGCGTGAGCACAAAATACCAGCGCCAGCACGGGAGAAGAGGagcacagcacagctgaAGTCAGATGGCGCACTAGAACCGAAGCAGCCGACTATTGCCTCTGCTTTGAAACTGAACGTTGATAAGCCTAGGGAACAGACTATCGCGAATTGTTTCATCTCACGGTTTGATAAACAGCACTTCCAGAGGATGCTAGTGGAATTAATCGTGAGTAGCAaccaatccttctccttcgtcGAGAACCCCGTCCTCCGAGAAATCTTCGACTATTTGAATCCGTCAGTTTCGATTCAGTGTGCCAACCTGAGCGGCAGTGCCATTCGATACAAGATTATTCAAGAATATAACCGCCACAAGCAGAGGGTTGTAGAAGTGCTGAGGAACTCCTCCGGACTACTCCATatatcatttgatggctggacgtCTCGAAATAAGCTCGCCCTGCACGGGATTGCCTGCTTTTTTAGAGATGAGCAGGATCGGCCATGCAAAATCATAATTGGGGTTCCAGAGGCTCATCGCCACTTCGGCTCAACCATTGGCGGAGAGGTTCTCGATGTCCTAAATGCTCTTGGTGTGCGTCGAGAGAAGATTGGCTATTTCACCCTGGACAACGCCGAAAACAATGATACGGCAATGGATGTTATCGGTGCTGAGCTAGGATTCAATGGCCGGCTACGCCGAGGACGTTGTATGGGCCACACAATTAACCTGTCAGCCAAGGCGCTCTTGTTTGGCAAAAACTCCGACGCGTTCGAGCAGCAATTATCAGGTGCAGAAGCTTTATCTGATGATGAATACGCTCGATGGCGTAAAAAAGGGCCTGTTGGCAAGTTACATAATATAGTTGTCGATGTGCGCCTTACCCATCGGCTACTCTACTTATTCAAAGAGGTCCAGAGAGTAGGCGGCTTCGCATCAAATCCTGTTCACATTGTACTAAGTTGACACATCAAACAGGAAGAAATTGATCGCGCCACTACCCTCAAACTTCGATCGAAGAAATCGCTCAAGTTAATCGTCGACAACGACACGCGCTGGCTGTCGCAACTCTACATGATCCGTAGGGCCCTGCGGTTAAAAACATCGATCGAACTACTATTGATCGGGTACAAGGCCCAGTGGGAAGATGAAAATCGGTCTAAAAAGACTGGTGAAGTAacgcaagccaagttggcaaaaaaGCCACGCATCCTCCGTGACGAGAATCAGCTCACGGACAAAGACTGGGAGGTCCTCTACCATTTGGAGGCTATACTGACGGTCTTCGAAACTGTTGTGAAGACGCTGGAGGGCGACGGGCACATCCGTAAGCGCAAGCAGGGTTGGACCGGTTCCTACGGCAATGTATGGGACGTGGTGCTTGGGtacgagctgcttcttaaCACTCTGGAAGAGTAtaaagagcttgctgctggttttcCCGATGCAGAGTACTTGCGCATTGGAATCAACCTTGCTTGGGATAAGATGGATGAGTATTACCAACGGCTGGATGAGACGCCGATATACtatacagccatggcactcCATCCGGCTTATCGCTGGGactggtttgatgagacgtGGTCACATAAACCTGGTTGGGtgaaaaaagcaaaagagatggttgctgatgtctggttgtccGACTACGCCCACCTTGAAGTTAGGactaccagcagcaggagtgACGACGAGCCACCAGCAAAGCGGTCTCGGTTTTTCAACCCGTTCGAGAAGAACAGTc
The DNA window shown above is from Pochonia chlamydosporia 170 chromosome Unknown PCv3seq00015, whole genome shotgun sequence and carries:
- a CDS encoding tc5 transposase DNA-binding domain-containing protein; the protein is MEGRIQETLQYIGEFPHAKIATVAREFGVPRGRLRYGLEGRTALSDRPPTHAKLTVPEEKALCRYIDRLDRINLAVRTEFVTDAANTILKERSGAGESLTVGKKWTARFLKRHKYSKRLQKKMHSDRQASEDLERVNAYFQRLSTILIEEGIPKARTHYTG
- a CDS encoding restless-like transposase (similar to Metarhizium robertsii ARSEF 23 XP_007816583.1), which gives rise to MPVQSEQQKLLEDRLFRHFKGWTWSERARDTSSWVWDFGYDIQRHGTRKWICKRCIQLNRPSIASFASSGLQNAANHLWREHKIPAPAREKRSTAQLKSDGALEPKQPTIASALKLNVDKPREQTIANCFISRFDKQHFQRMLVELIVSSNQSFSFVENPVLREIFDYLNPSVSIQCANLSGSAIRYKIIQEYNRHKQRVVEVLRNSSGLLHISFDGWTSRNKLALHGIACFFRDEQDRPCKIIIGVPEAHRHFGSTIGGEVLDVLNALGVRREKIGYFTLDNAENNDTAMDVIGAELGFNGRLRRGRCMGHTINLSAKALLFGKNSDAFEQQLSGAEALSDDEYARWRKKGPVGKLHNIVVDVRLTHRLLYLFKEVQREEIDRATTLKLRSKKSLKLIVDNDTRWLSQLYMIRRALRLKTSIELLLIGYKAQWEDENRSKKTGEVTQAKLAKKPRILRDENQLTDKDWEVLYHLEAILTVFETVVKTLEGDGHIRKRKQGWTGSYGNVWDVVLGYELLLNTLEEYKELAAGFPDAEYLRIGINLAWDKMDEYYQRLDETPIYYTAMALHPAYRWDWFDETWSHKPGWVKKAKEMVADVWLSDYAHLEVRTTSSRSDDEPPAKRSRFFNPFEKNSRLPSSTPAHASTIMGDEYQAWQMDREAGDSNVRDPIGYWITKKGRYPRLSRMALDFLTIQPMSAECERLFSAAGKMVSALRTDLDAEIIGICQVLRSWYRAGLIKNLDPLLHSHVETQLDGVYATLSDNELALAQSKWLLDGEDSASEEGDWAPQQAGDELVTKCESEAE